A single Spiroplasma floricola 23-6 DNA region contains:
- a CDS encoding ABC transporter substrate-binding protein, producing MSIWYKKTLGLLGLGLATTMVSSSVVSCGVASFDIILNKVVSTDKYYINYTLNVSSWNTAHSMQGEDSRIWSNSYDTFLSTDQYGRIFGSLAISEFGEESSGTNGKALTVGKSENDSKKWTYALRQMNWVDNSGNIVYEDADVVSGVKNAAKYALNPKNNSDVSELWVSFIKGAQEVQKLYGDGKTKEAEALIENPNEFGIYSGQDWQGHKTIVFELTKSASYFESLLTYSVFSPIPDTYKTEVNNYKNALFNGAYYAAKADPNSEIVLKKNKHYALKDSANIEELHFNYLDGGSAAKERTLFESGSSSWFELKSDDLKGWNKYIGKGEEKYERPNFGSAYETESPDKAGSFLVFYNYYNSNIDNGLLSQSERENALTGSKLLQSSAARAYISTTLDRSEMARYFSKTIDEPNQNSKMLRNTYTGVGVAADENVVDYTKYIAAQYESNIKKVSTPSSNDLTALDDGKDPFKNNSEKLVGKTQEQLRDETVKFIKDNNLKTQKVKGYDGQRVILKLILSPSNNTSMNPYINLMMKKFNSISDNPLYIETKTLSSTDEYKTEGSKGATDLFMSGWSPDYKDPSSFLETITLTGPYRGYNGTSRLFELKNKSAEQKNSVIGNNYKLKNENLYTTETKGLLKAFEDYSEGYKEVDTTKNVATERYEGFAKLEYNFFYKNFLALPLYTKAMPKVWTVSHLTPYKKSYEAFGTSQYKLYNVTMDAKLRSREEYLELLKKYKEEKAIISSDWSKGRIGAHWAKQTDIDGKEINKNYN from the coding sequence ATGTCAATATGATATAAAAAAACATTAGGACTACTTGGATTAGGGTTAGCAACAACAATGGTTTCATCTTCAGTTGTTTCTTGTGGTGTAGCTTCTTTTGATATTATTTTAAATAAAGTAGTTTCAACAGATAAATATTATATAAATTATACATTAAACGTATCTAGTTGAAATACAGCTCATTCAATGCAAGGAGAAGATTCAAGAATTTGATCTAATAGTTATGATACTTTTCTATCTACAGATCAATATGGAAGAATTTTTGGATCTCTTGCCATAAGTGAATTTGGAGAAGAAAGTTCTGGTACTAATGGAAAAGCCTTAACAGTAGGTAAATCTGAAAATGATTCTAAAAAATGAACTTATGCTTTAAGACAAATGAACTGAGTTGATAATAGTGGAAATATAGTATATGAAGATGCTGATGTTGTTAGTGGAGTTAAAAATGCAGCAAAATATGCATTAAATCCAAAAAATAACTCAGATGTTTCTGAGTTATGAGTATCTTTTATAAAAGGTGCTCAAGAAGTACAAAAACTGTATGGTGATGGAAAAACAAAAGAAGCAGAGGCACTTATTGAAAATCCAAATGAATTTGGAATTTACAGTGGACAAGATTGACAAGGTCACAAAACAATTGTTTTTGAACTTACTAAATCAGCTTCTTATTTTGAAAGTTTATTAACTTATTCAGTATTTTCACCAATACCAGATACTTATAAAACAGAAGTTAACAACTACAAAAATGCTTTATTTAATGGAGCTTACTATGCAGCTAAAGCTGATCCAAACTCAGAAATAGTTTTAAAGAAAAATAAACACTATGCTTTAAAAGATAGTGCAAACATTGAAGAATTGCACTTTAATTATTTAGATGGTGGTTCTGCTGCAAAAGAAAGAACATTATTTGAATCAGGTTCTAGTAGTTGATTTGAACTTAAATCTGATGATTTAAAAGGATGAAATAAATATATTGGAAAAGGTGAAGAGAAATATGAAAGACCAAATTTTGGTTCTGCATATGAAACTGAATCTCCAGATAAAGCTGGTTCATTTTTAGTATTTTACAACTATTATAATTCAAATATTGATAATGGTTTGTTGTCACAAAGTGAAAGAGAAAATGCTTTAACAGGTTCAAAATTATTACAATCTTCTGCTGCAAGAGCATATATTTCTACAACTTTAGATAGATCAGAAATGGCAAGATATTTTTCAAAAACAATTGATGAACCAAATCAAAATTCAAAAATGTTAAGAAATACTTATACAGGAGTTGGAGTTGCTGCTGATGAAAATGTAGTAGATTATACAAAATATATTGCAGCTCAATATGAAAGCAATATTAAAAAAGTATCTACACCATCAAGCAATGATTTAACTGCATTAGATGATGGTAAAGATCCATTTAAAAATAATTCAGAAAAATTAGTTGGTAAAACTCAAGAGCAATTAAGAGATGAAACTGTAAAATTTATAAAAGATAACAATTTAAAAACTCAAAAAGTAAAAGGTTATGATGGACAAAGAGTGATTTTAAAACTTATCTTATCTCCATCAAATAATACCTCAATGAATCCTTATATTAATTTAATGATGAAAAAATTTAATTCAATTAGTGATAATCCACTTTATATTGAAACTAAAACTTTATCATCAACTGATGAGTATAAAACAGAAGGATCAAAGGGAGCAACTGACTTATTTATGAGTGGTTGATCTCCTGACTATAAAGATCCATCTTCATTTTTAGAAACTATAACTTTAACAGGACCTTATAGAGGATATAATGGTACTTCAAGATTATTTGAATTAAAAAATAAATCAGCTGAACAGAAAAATTCTGTTATAGGTAATAATTATAAACTTAAAAATGAAAATCTTTATACAACAGAAACTAAAGGTTTATTAAAAGCTTTTGAGGATTATTCAGAGGGATATAAAGAAGTAGATACAACAAAAAATGTAGCTACAGAAAGATATGAAGGTTTTGCAAAATTAGAATATAATTTCTTTTATAAAAACTTCTTAGCTTTACCTTTATATACAAAAGCTATGCCTAAAGTTTGAACAGTTAGTCATTTAACTCCATATAAAAAATCATATGAAGCTTTTGGAACTTCTCAATATAAGCTTTATAATGTAACTATGGATGCAAAACTTAGAAGCAGAGAAGAGTATCTAGAACTATTAAAAAAATATAAAGAAGAAAAAGCAATAATTTCTTCGGATTGATCAAAAGGTAGAATAGGTGCTCATTGAGCAAAACAAACTGATATTGATGGTAAAGAAATTAATAAAAATTATAATTAA